The following proteins come from a genomic window of Pyxidicoccus sp. MSG2:
- a CDS encoding putative Ig domain-containing protein: protein MRFPRALSLLIALLLTACPGSSPVNPLVPLTDAGSDANDGGDSSLTLTTEALPAATVSQPYRVTLAASGGSPAYSWQLVQGALPAGLSLSSSGEIAGTPSAQGSTSFTVEVRDSSGRSARGTLGIDVLGSGFEVATSSLPDAYLGSEYTTLLSASGGTAPYIWVLASGSLPSGLRLGANGRFAGAPVGSGTFAVTLSVQDSSGLSAQRDFTLSVFAPPSISSATLDLAVIGAPYSASLNASGGKAPLSFRIASGSLPEGLRLEGGSVLGTPTAATTASFTVEVQDLNDRAASASFQLTVRGGLTVTPTTLTDAYTDAPYGHGLSAAGGQPPYTWALTQGSLPSGLSLSGSGTLEGTASTAGTVSFTVRVTDSLSATDTRAVSLTTYPPPSLAAVPAQSAYVGDSVALPFSASGGKAPYLFTASGVLPSGLALAEEGLLHGRPAQAGVFNFDVSARDANGRAAPRAVSLTVLALPSITTTTLPDGDPGKAYSTRLAASGGRAPLTWSLASGSLPSGLSLASDGTLSGTPSAAGASSFTVRVTDDGGRTDSRALSLTVYAPPTVTTSSLPDGYVGGTYTASLTATGGRAPHTWSIDSGALPQGLTLTQSSGAISGTPSGSNGVFSLTVRVTDSGGRTATRALALTLYRLPTLSGPPLQLDGYVSEPFSAVYFASEGKPPYTFFTPSPLPGWLVLTSVGELAGTPLTPSTTSGQVGISDANGRTASRAFALTTFLLPTVTTSSLPEGRGGVSYSASLLASGGKAPLSWSISSGSLPTGLTLSGTGSISGTPASGTTSFTARVADANGRVALRTLTLPVYVPPLVTTASLPDAVRGQPYSATLTASNGRAPLSWSHTGSLPAGLSLSSSGVISGTPTAGGPASFTVSVQDAEGNGNSRALSLNVRGASAPLTVGQWNLEWFGAPNQGPPNSTSDGGTPDDLQIAYARDVMRDAGVNVWGLVEMVDTTDFATLKAQLPGYSGFLANDVSFVPGGSSWYSAGEQKPGILYDSTLTWRSAQLILTTQAADFGGRPPLRVDFTLRVGATDVPLIVIVLHMKAFDDEVSYGQRQRAGTALKSYLDTAMPSDRVLVVGDWNDDVDRSITRGNDGLYLASPFEPFVLDTSHYTFITRPLSLAGERTTVSYREAIDHTLATNEMAVDYLSGTVRVLRPDSWIPNYGNTVSDHYPVVSQYDLGGEGDSGTPSTPMLFINEVLANEPAGDGGVGDPHFEFIEVLNSGASNADLSGWSLWDSAVVRHVFPSGTSLAPGRAFVVYGGPRGFEPGTPNTLAASTGQLGLNNDGDVPSLRAPDGGIVDMVGYGSTIDNVSINRMPDAVPDAGWVSHTTLNPGLGSSAGRRADGGAF, encoded by the coding sequence ATGCGGTTTCCCCGCGCCCTGTCGCTGCTGATCGCCCTCCTCCTCACCGCGTGCCCGGGCTCTTCGCCCGTCAACCCGCTCGTTCCCCTCACGGACGCGGGTTCGGACGCCAATGACGGGGGCGATTCGTCCCTCACGCTCACCACCGAAGCGCTCCCGGCTGCTACCGTCTCCCAGCCCTACCGCGTCACCCTCGCCGCCTCCGGCGGCTCGCCCGCGTACTCGTGGCAGCTCGTCCAGGGCGCCCTGCCCGCGGGCCTGTCCCTCTCCAGCTCGGGCGAAATCGCCGGCACCCCCTCCGCACAGGGCTCCACTTCCTTCACCGTCGAGGTCCGCGACTCCTCCGGCCGGTCCGCTCGCGGGACGCTTGGCATTGACGTCCTCGGCTCCGGCTTCGAGGTCGCCACCTCCTCGCTCCCGGATGCGTACCTCGGCAGTGAGTACACGACGCTGCTCTCCGCCTCCGGCGGCACGGCCCCGTACATCTGGGTCCTCGCTAGCGGCTCGCTGCCCTCGGGCCTGCGCCTGGGCGCGAATGGCCGCTTCGCTGGCGCTCCCGTGGGCTCCGGTACCTTCGCCGTCACCCTCAGCGTCCAGGACTCCTCCGGCCTCTCCGCCCAGCGAGACTTCACGCTTTCCGTCTTCGCGCCCCCGTCCATCTCCAGCGCTACGCTCGACCTCGCCGTCATCGGCGCTCCCTACTCCGCTTCCCTGAACGCCAGCGGAGGCAAGGCCCCGCTCTCCTTCCGCATCGCCTCGGGCTCGCTGCCGGAAGGGCTCCGGCTGGAGGGCGGCTCCGTGCTCGGCACCCCCACCGCTGCGACCACCGCGTCCTTCACCGTCGAGGTCCAGGACCTCAACGACCGCGCCGCGTCCGCCTCCTTCCAGCTCACCGTTCGCGGCGGCCTCACCGTCACCCCCACCACCCTGACCGACGCGTACACCGATGCCCCCTACGGACATGGCCTCTCCGCTGCCGGCGGTCAGCCTCCGTACACCTGGGCCCTCACCCAGGGCTCGCTGCCCTCAGGCCTTTCCCTCTCTGGCTCGGGCACCCTCGAGGGCACCGCTTCCACCGCCGGCACCGTCTCCTTCACCGTCCGCGTCACCGACTCGCTGAGCGCCACCGATACGCGCGCGGTGTCTCTCACCACGTACCCGCCCCCCTCGCTCGCCGCCGTGCCCGCCCAGAGCGCCTATGTCGGTGACAGCGTCGCGCTGCCGTTCTCCGCTTCCGGCGGCAAGGCTCCGTACCTGTTCACCGCCTCGGGCGTGCTCCCTTCCGGGCTCGCGCTCGCGGAAGAGGGGCTCCTCCATGGCAGGCCCGCCCAGGCAGGTGTCTTCAACTTCGACGTCAGCGCTCGTGACGCCAACGGCCGCGCCGCCCCGCGCGCCGTGTCCCTCACCGTCCTCGCGCTCCCCTCCATCACCACCACCACGCTTCCGGATGGCGACCCGGGCAAGGCGTACTCCACCCGCCTCGCCGCCTCGGGTGGCCGGGCCCCGCTCACCTGGTCCCTCGCTTCCGGCTCCCTGCCCTCGGGCCTGTCGCTCGCGTCCGACGGCACGCTGAGCGGGACGCCCTCCGCCGCGGGGGCTTCGTCCTTCACCGTTCGCGTCACCGACGACGGCGGTCGCACCGACAGCCGTGCGCTGTCCCTCACCGTCTACGCTCCGCCCACCGTCACCACCAGCTCGCTCCCCGACGGGTACGTGGGCGGCACGTACACCGCCAGCCTCACCGCCACCGGGGGACGCGCACCACACACCTGGTCCATCGACTCGGGCGCCCTGCCCCAGGGCCTCACCCTCACACAGAGCAGCGGCGCCATCTCCGGTACCCCCAGCGGAAGCAACGGAGTCTTCTCCCTCACCGTCCGCGTCACCGACAGCGGCGGGCGCACCGCCACCCGCGCGCTCGCGCTCACCCTGTACCGGCTGCCCACCCTCTCGGGCCCGCCCCTCCAGCTCGACGGTTATGTCTCCGAGCCCTTCAGCGCCGTGTACTTCGCCAGCGAGGGGAAGCCGCCGTACACCTTCTTCACCCCGAGCCCCCTGCCTGGCTGGCTCGTCCTCACCAGCGTCGGCGAGCTGGCCGGCACGCCCCTCACCCCGAGCACCACCTCCGGACAGGTCGGCATCTCGGACGCCAATGGCCGCACCGCGTCGCGCGCCTTCGCGCTCACCACCTTCCTGCTCCCCACTGTCACCACCAGCTCGCTCCCCGAGGGCCGGGGCGGTGTGTCCTACTCCGCCTCGCTGCTCGCCTCCGGCGGCAAGGCCCCGCTCAGCTGGAGCATCTCCTCGGGCTCGCTGCCGACGGGACTCACCCTGTCCGGCACGGGGAGCATCAGCGGCACACCCGCCAGCGGCACCACGTCGTTCACCGCGCGCGTCGCGGATGCCAACGGCCGCGTCGCGCTGCGCACCCTCACGCTGCCTGTCTATGTCCCGCCGCTCGTGACGACGGCCTCGCTCCCCGATGCCGTCCGGGGCCAGCCCTACAGCGCCACGCTCACCGCCTCCAATGGCCGCGCCCCGCTGTCCTGGAGCCACACCGGCTCGCTGCCCGCGGGACTCTCGCTGTCGTCCTCGGGAGTCATCTCCGGCACTCCCACGGCAGGCGGCCCCGCGAGCTTCACCGTCTCCGTGCAGGACGCCGAAGGCAACGGTAACTCCCGCGCGCTGTCGCTCAACGTGCGCGGCGCGAGCGCTCCGCTCACCGTGGGCCAGTGGAACCTCGAGTGGTTCGGCGCCCCCAACCAGGGGCCTCCGAACTCCACCTCCGACGGTGGCACTCCCGACGACCTGCAGATTGCCTACGCGCGCGACGTCATGCGCGACGCGGGCGTCAACGTGTGGGGACTCGTGGAGATGGTGGACACCACGGACTTCGCCACCCTCAAGGCCCAGCTTCCCGGGTACAGCGGCTTCCTCGCCAACGACGTGTCCTTCGTCCCTGGCGGCTCGTCCTGGTACAGCGCCGGTGAGCAGAAGCCCGGCATCCTCTACGACAGCACCCTCACCTGGCGCAGCGCCCAGCTCATCCTCACGACGCAGGCCGCCGACTTCGGTGGCCGCCCGCCTCTTCGCGTGGACTTCACCCTGCGCGTCGGCGCCACGGACGTGCCCCTCATCGTCATCGTCCTCCACATGAAGGCGTTCGATGACGAGGTCTCCTACGGGCAGCGGCAGCGCGCCGGCACCGCGCTCAAGAGCTACCTCGACACCGCCATGCCCTCAGACCGGGTGCTCGTCGTCGGCGACTGGAACGATGACGTCGACCGCTCCATCACCCGCGGCAATGACGGCCTGTACCTCGCCAGCCCCTTCGAGCCCTTCGTGCTCGACACGTCCCACTACACCTTCATCACCCGGCCGCTGTCGCTCGCCGGGGAGCGCACCACCGTCTCGTACCGCGAGGCCATCGACCACACGCTCGCCACCAACGAGATGGCCGTGGACTACCTGTCCGGCACCGTCCGCGTGCTGCGCCCCGACAGCTGGATTCCCAACTACGGCAACACCGTCAGCGACCACTACCCCGTCGTCAGCCAGTACGACCTGGGCGGCGAAGGCGACTCGGGGACCCCGTCCACGCCCATGCTCTTCATCAACGAGGTCCTCGCCAACGAGCCCGCCGGTGATGGCGGCGTGGGCGACCCCCACTTCGAGTTCATCGAGGTCCTCAACTCCGGCGCCTCGAACGCGGACCTGTCCGGCTGGAGCCTGTGGGACTCGGCCGTCGTGCGGCACGTCTTCCCCTCGGGGACGTCGCTCGCGCCGGGCCGCGCCTTCGTCGTGTACGGCGGCCCCCGCGGGTTCGAGCCCGGCACCCCCAACACGCTGGCCGCGTCCACCGGACAGCTCGGCCTCAACAACGATGGCGATGTCCCCAGCCTCCGCGCTCCCGACGGCGGCATCGTGGACATGGTGGGCTACGGCAGCACCATCGACAACGTGTCCATCAACCGGATGCCGGACGCCGTGCCCGACGCGGGCTGGGTTTCACACACCACGCTCAACCCGGGACTCGGCTCCTCCGCGGGCCGGCGCGCGGACGGCGGCGCGTTCTGA
- a CDS encoding lamin tail domain-containing protein, translated as MLRRNWLPALLTAVLVTVGTGCGDECTDAFDCRNDNGQPDPGREWTCSDGTCSQRDITQPPPVDAGTDAGTDAGTDAGTDAGTDAGTDAGTDAGTDAGTDAGVKACTDTAQGAGQDQGCTAATPVCDTANDKCVACLDSAQAGAQDTGCAAAAPICDTTAASGAGACKVCLDSAQGNTADQGCNSPTNICDTTAASGAGECKVCVTTDGTTVGCQGTQTCNAAGTACEGCADDTSCATETPVCRTDTQPTTCVECTAGSHARCDASKPSCNSNFCGCSSDTQCTDTPDSNRDFCDTTANNGRGVCEVCITDANCASVDANRPLCNNRTACVQCLTNANCTLTQVCNASGTCENSTVTTTPAETSAQITAFLSAAFGTVDLPITGAFVTYIKPAVTGSGATDKPGFFVQAEAAGPAMFVSDAAALGQVAVGDRVSFTVTERSNSAASGDAGVITTGMRIALTVTNLTVISRGHPVQNLSGATPAGLKSNVSAASDLDTADNYESRLVAFSGTIADAGTGSGGGFTAYPITTEGETQQVANIRLRVPATLATELDIASTCSFSVQVGPVWRFNAVTQPSAFTASDIQLSNCPAPKLVSARALSATSAQLTFDRKIAAASAQATDFTINNSLTVSGATTNGYTVVLTTSDQTSGTAYTATVSGEVTDLLGKPVGSTGNTANFSGYTPPPPPAPIVINEVDYDMPGAGDANEFVELYNRSTTSIPLANLFLVLVNGANSTSYQKIALSEAGTTLEPGEYLVVGSANVVGPLAGRPGVKTLQKGTTDYIQNGPPDAVSIYDGSTDKLVDSLSYEGNITQATITGTATKFDLREGTGDTTTLEDSGSVAGSLSRDATSTDTGSNVDDFRFTTTITAGAVNSITVP; from the coding sequence ATGCTGAGACGGAATTGGCTTCCGGCTCTTTTGACCGCCGTGCTGGTGACGGTGGGAACGGGCTGTGGAGACGAGTGCACCGACGCGTTCGACTGTCGTAACGACAACGGGCAGCCGGACCCGGGCAGGGAATGGACCTGCAGCGACGGCACGTGCTCGCAGCGTGACATCACCCAGCCGCCTCCCGTGGACGCGGGGACTGACGCGGGCACGGATGCCGGCACCGACGCGGGGACTGATGCGGGCACGGATGCCGGCACCGACGCGGGGACTGATGCGGGCACGGATGCCGGCACCGACGCGGGCGTGAAGGCGTGCACCGACACGGCCCAGGGCGCGGGTCAGGACCAAGGCTGCACCGCCGCGACTCCTGTCTGCGACACGGCGAACGACAAGTGCGTGGCGTGCCTCGACTCGGCTCAGGCTGGTGCCCAGGACACGGGCTGCGCTGCTGCGGCTCCTATCTGCGACACCACTGCGGCCAGCGGCGCGGGCGCGTGCAAGGTGTGCCTCGACTCGGCCCAGGGCAACACGGCGGACCAGGGTTGCAACTCACCCACCAACATCTGCGACACCACTGCGGCCAGTGGCGCCGGTGAGTGCAAGGTCTGTGTAACGACCGATGGCACCACGGTCGGTTGCCAGGGCACCCAGACCTGCAACGCGGCGGGCACGGCCTGCGAGGGCTGCGCTGATGACACTTCGTGTGCCACGGAGACCCCGGTCTGCCGCACGGACACGCAGCCGACCACCTGCGTCGAGTGCACCGCCGGCAGCCATGCCCGGTGCGATGCGAGCAAGCCTTCGTGCAACAGCAACTTCTGCGGCTGCTCCTCGGATACGCAGTGCACGGACACGCCGGATAGCAACCGCGACTTCTGCGACACCACTGCCAACAACGGCCGCGGCGTGTGCGAGGTGTGCATCACGGACGCCAACTGCGCCTCCGTGGACGCGAACCGGCCCCTCTGCAACAACCGGACGGCTTGCGTGCAGTGCCTCACCAACGCGAACTGCACCCTGACCCAGGTGTGCAATGCGTCGGGCACCTGCGAGAACTCGACCGTCACCACGACTCCGGCGGAGACGAGCGCGCAGATCACGGCCTTCCTGTCGGCCGCGTTCGGGACCGTCGACCTGCCCATCACGGGCGCATTCGTCACCTACATCAAGCCCGCGGTTACGGGCAGTGGCGCCACTGACAAGCCGGGCTTCTTCGTCCAGGCCGAGGCGGCGGGCCCCGCGATGTTCGTCTCTGACGCGGCGGCGCTCGGCCAGGTCGCTGTTGGCGACCGGGTGAGCTTCACGGTCACGGAGCGTAGCAACTCCGCAGCCTCCGGCGACGCTGGCGTTATCACCACGGGCATGCGTATCGCGCTCACTGTGACCAACCTGACGGTCATCAGCAGGGGCCACCCGGTCCAGAACCTGTCCGGTGCGACTCCCGCCGGCCTCAAGTCCAACGTCTCCGCTGCTTCCGACCTGGATACGGCGGACAACTACGAGAGCCGGCTCGTTGCGTTCAGCGGCACCATCGCCGATGCAGGTACGGGTAGCGGTGGCGGCTTCACGGCCTACCCCATCACCACCGAAGGCGAGACTCAGCAAGTCGCCAATATCCGGCTCCGCGTGCCTGCGACCCTGGCCACTGAGCTCGACATTGCCTCGACCTGCTCCTTCTCGGTGCAGGTGGGACCGGTGTGGCGGTTCAACGCGGTGACCCAGCCTTCGGCCTTCACCGCGTCCGACATCCAGCTGTCGAACTGCCCTGCCCCCAAGCTCGTTTCGGCACGAGCGCTGAGCGCCACCTCGGCCCAGCTGACGTTCGACAGGAAGATCGCCGCTGCATCCGCGCAGGCCACGGACTTCACCATCAACAACTCGCTGACCGTCTCGGGTGCTACGACGAACGGCTACACGGTGGTGCTCACCACGTCTGACCAGACCAGCGGTACCGCGTATACCGCGACGGTCTCTGGAGAAGTGACGGACCTGCTTGGCAAGCCCGTGGGCAGCACTGGGAACACCGCCAACTTCTCCGGGTATACGCCTCCCCCCCCACCCGCGCCCATCGTCATCAACGAGGTGGACTACGACATGCCCGGTGCCGGTGACGCGAACGAGTTCGTGGAGCTCTACAACCGGTCCACGACCTCCATCCCGCTCGCCAACCTCTTCCTCGTGCTCGTCAATGGCGCCAACAGCACGAGCTACCAGAAGATCGCCCTGTCCGAGGCTGGCACGACGCTCGAGCCCGGCGAGTACCTCGTCGTCGGCTCCGCCAACGTTGTCGGTCCCCTTGCCGGACGCCCCGGGGTGAAGACGTTGCAGAAGGGCACCACGGATTACATCCAGAACGGCCCTCCGGATGCCGTGTCCATCTACGACGGAAGCACGGATAAGTTGGTCGATTCGCTCTCCTACGAAGGTAACATTACGCAGGCCACCATCACCGGCACGGCGACCAAGTTCGACCTCCGGGAGGGGACCGGGGACACGACGACTCTTGAGGACAGTGGTTCGGTGGCGGGCTCGCTGAGCCGCGACGCGACGTCGACCGACACAGGCAGCAACGTGGATGACTTCCGGTTCACCACCACGATTACTGCGGGCGCGGTCAACAGCATCACCGTGCCGTAA
- a CDS encoding IgA Peptidase M64 yields the protein MMRALLFLLLATSASAAAPRTFRVDYFHTGNATEERFSLDKMVIEPLPWPGHPARAIDETNLGKYLFEVRDRATNRLLFSRGFASIYGEWEITTEAKSLHRTFHESLRFPAPEGPVQVLLKKRDAQNAFREVWSLVVDPKGMFVDPSSPPAPGPLLKLVENGPPEQKVDLLILGDGYTEAERPKFEKDARRMADILFTFSPFKERKGDFNVWGLMPAAAQSGISRPSTGIHRRSPVGTTYDAFGSERYVLTFDNKAFREAAAFAPYEFVEILANGNTYGGGGIFGLYGTVAADSLWAPYVFVHEFGHHFAGLADEYYTSESVYAPTEERLEPWEKNVTALHDPEQLKWKHLMAPGTPLPTPWNKEGYESHSNTVQKQRRQIRAQRKPETEMDALFVAQRDWEEKFLSSQKFSGRVGAFEGAMYEPRGYFRPQLDCVMFTRDRVPFCAVCQSAITEVIDLYAGPAAKVPRASP from the coding sequence ATGATGCGTGCCCTCCTGTTCCTGCTGTTGGCCACGAGCGCCTCCGCCGCGGCCCCTCGCACCTTCCGCGTCGACTACTTCCACACCGGCAACGCCACCGAGGAGCGCTTCAGCCTCGACAAGATGGTCATCGAGCCGCTGCCCTGGCCCGGGCACCCGGCGCGCGCCATCGACGAGACGAACCTCGGCAAGTACCTCTTCGAAGTGCGCGACAGGGCCACCAACCGCCTCCTGTTCTCACGCGGCTTCGCCTCCATCTACGGCGAATGGGAAATCACGACCGAAGCGAAGAGCCTGCACCGCACCTTCCACGAGTCGCTGCGCTTCCCCGCGCCGGAAGGCCCCGTCCAGGTGCTCCTCAAGAAGCGCGACGCGCAGAACGCCTTCCGAGAGGTGTGGTCGCTCGTCGTTGACCCGAAGGGCATGTTCGTGGACCCGTCCTCACCGCCGGCACCCGGTCCGCTGCTGAAGTTGGTGGAGAACGGGCCGCCGGAACAGAAGGTGGACCTGCTCATCCTCGGCGACGGCTACACCGAAGCCGAGCGCCCCAAGTTCGAGAAGGACGCCCGCCGCATGGCGGACATCCTCTTCACCTTCTCTCCCTTCAAGGAGCGCAAGGGAGACTTCAACGTCTGGGGACTGATGCCCGCCGCCGCGCAGTCCGGCATCTCCCGGCCGTCCACCGGCATCCACCGGCGCTCGCCCGTGGGCACCACGTATGACGCCTTCGGCAGCGAGCGTTACGTCCTCACGTTCGACAACAAGGCGTTCCGGGAGGCCGCCGCCTTCGCGCCCTACGAGTTCGTGGAAATCCTGGCCAACGGCAACACCTACGGCGGCGGAGGCATCTTCGGCCTCTACGGCACCGTCGCCGCCGACAGCCTGTGGGCGCCGTACGTCTTCGTCCACGAGTTCGGCCACCACTTCGCTGGCCTGGCGGACGAGTACTACACCTCCGAGTCCGTCTACGCCCCCACCGAGGAGCGGCTGGAGCCCTGGGAGAAGAACGTCACCGCGCTCCATGACCCGGAGCAACTGAAGTGGAAGCACCTGATGGCGCCGGGCACGCCGCTCCCCACGCCCTGGAACAAGGAGGGCTATGAGAGCCACTCCAACACCGTGCAGAAGCAGCGGCGCCAGATTCGCGCCCAGCGCAAGCCGGAGACGGAGATGGACGCCCTCTTCGTGGCCCAGCGGGACTGGGAGGAGAAGTTCTTGTCCTCCCAGAAGTTCTCCGGGCGCGTGGGTGCCTTCGAAGGCGCCATGTACGAGCCGAGGGGGTATTTCCGACCCCAGCTCGACTGCGTGATGTTCACCCGAGACAGGGTGCCGTTCTGCGCGGTGTGTCAGAGCGCAATCACTGAGGTCATCGACCTCTACGCGGGACCGGCGGCGAAGGTTCCGCGCGCCAGTCCTTGA
- a CDS encoding PEGA domain-containing protein — protein sequence MVVASGDCTDAELGGQTKAFLDTLASRPEQDVLTATEFGERLFPQSSKSFEDLQRQLEAAQDHFYEGRNAKAAQALDEALQQITRLPVGEPRWKLYVDAQLLHGLNYRALGKPKESDTAFRNVLRLQPDYELDPDQFAPSVRQGFDKLRRELAKARKVKLSVKSTQPASDVYLDGLKVGQTPVTLEVAAGTYDITLVKGTTTSFPRQVQVQGTDMPLLIDVAYEGSVSASPFPCLASRDGNDERTLSHSVRLGGTLGVEEVIVVRLERPSSGPKWFAATVLNVEGGQKLREGGFKTQGLDAPAEALSALVDFVTTGRSPSNLVVMNSNGKAPWEQAGSVDKSGGSQGGMDLSAPSRLSEGVEDTAVPHSTSGLRTASYVALGVGAAALGGAGVVRLLAQKDLDALEKRLDNGRILSTDKESLVLRDSLAQKGNVLTGLLVGGGAAVATGAVLFLLSPSSATPPPVSVGVSMDGDGASATLSGSF from the coding sequence ATGGTGGTAGCCAGCGGCGACTGCACCGACGCGGAGTTGGGCGGCCAGACCAAGGCCTTCCTGGACACACTCGCCTCTCGTCCCGAACAGGACGTGCTGACGGCCACCGAGTTCGGCGAGCGACTCTTCCCCCAGTCGTCCAAGAGCTTCGAGGACCTGCAGCGGCAGCTCGAAGCCGCCCAGGACCACTTCTACGAGGGCCGAAACGCCAAGGCCGCCCAGGCCCTCGACGAAGCCCTCCAGCAGATCACCCGCCTCCCCGTGGGCGAGCCGCGCTGGAAGCTCTATGTGGATGCCCAGCTCCTCCACGGCCTGAACTACCGCGCCCTGGGTAAGCCGAAGGAGAGCGACACCGCGTTCCGCAACGTCCTCCGACTCCAGCCCGACTACGAGCTCGACCCGGACCAGTTCGCGCCCTCCGTCCGCCAGGGCTTCGACAAACTCCGGCGTGAGCTCGCCAAAGCGCGCAAGGTGAAGCTGTCCGTGAAGTCCACGCAGCCCGCCTCGGACGTGTACCTGGACGGACTCAAGGTCGGCCAGACGCCCGTGACGCTGGAGGTGGCTGCCGGCACCTACGACATCACCCTGGTGAAGGGCACCACCACCAGTTTCCCGCGCCAGGTCCAGGTGCAGGGCACGGACATGCCGCTGCTCATCGACGTGGCCTACGAGGGCTCCGTCTCCGCCAGTCCCTTTCCGTGCCTCGCGTCCCGAGACGGCAATGACGAGCGGACGCTCAGCCATTCCGTCCGGTTGGGCGGCACGCTCGGCGTGGAGGAGGTCATCGTCGTCCGCCTGGAGCGCCCGAGCAGCGGGCCGAAATGGTTCGCCGCCACCGTGCTCAACGTCGAGGGTGGCCAGAAGTTGCGCGAGGGCGGATTCAAGACGCAGGGCCTCGACGCTCCGGCAGAGGCCCTCTCCGCCCTGGTGGACTTCGTCACCACTGGCCGCTCCCCTTCCAATCTCGTGGTGATGAACTCCAACGGCAAGGCTCCGTGGGAGCAGGCTGGAAGCGTGGACAAGTCGGGCGGCTCGCAGGGAGGAATGGACCTCAGCGCACCCAGTCGCCTCTCGGAAGGTGTGGAGGACACGGCGGTGCCTCACTCCACCTCAGGTCTGCGCACGGCGTCCTATGTGGCGCTTGGAGTGGGGGCGGCGGCGCTGGGCGGCGCGGGCGTGGTGCGGCTCCTCGCGCAGAAGGACCTGGATGCGCTGGAGAAGCGGCTCGACAACGGCCGCATCCTCTCGACCGACAAGGAGTCTCTGGTGCTCCGCGACTCGCTGGCCCAGAAGGGCAATGTCCTGACCGGGCTGCTCGTCGGAGGAGGAGCCGCGGTGGCTACCGGCGCCGTCCTTTTCCTGCTGTCACCGTCCTCGGCTACGCCTCCTCCTGTGTCCGTGGGCGTCTCCATGGACGGAGATGGCGCGTCCGCCACACTGTCTGGCTCGTTCTGA